Proteins co-encoded in one Pseudoliparis swirei isolate HS2019 ecotype Mariana Trench chromosome 7, NWPU_hadal_v1, whole genome shotgun sequence genomic window:
- the sv2ca gene encoding synaptic vesicle glycoprotein 2Ca isoform X1 yields the protein MEDTYNNRTSLTKGAKDIVKEAKRHAKKKVGKVVDHATDEYSSHRNYSRFQDEEDEDDDFYRNPPRPDGQGDHDNEEGSSDATEGHDDEDEIYEGEYQGIPSAGDRKQKEGQVAAGQPMSDATMDRKGLEQEREADEEELAQQYELIIQECGHGRFQWQLFLVLGLALMSDGVEVFVVGFVLPSAETDMCVPNSMSGWLGSVVYVGMMVGAFFWGGMSDKVGRRQCLLICLSTNGFFAFLSSFVQGYGLFLLCRLVAGFGIGGAVPIVFSFFSEVLSREKRGEHLSWLCMFWMIGEIYASAMAWAIIPHYGETTCKTSTFINVYLYTGWSFSMGSAYQFHSWRVFVVVCALPCVCAVVALTFMPESPRFYLEVGKHDEAWMILKQIHDTNMRARGQPEKVFTVNRIKIPKQLDELVEMESESGNPVSRFFFRIKTEIHGIYLNLMKCFNYPMRENMIRLAIVWFLLSFGYYGLSVWFPDVIKHLQADDYASKVKLHNNERIEDFTFNFTLENQIHKNSLFINDRFINMKLRSVTFIDSTFRNCHFDDVTSVGSFFRNCTFIDVLFFNTDIDESKLIDGTELINCTFTHNKKGCQMTFDDDYSAYWVYFINFLGTLAVLPGNIVSALLMDKIGRLSMLGGSMILSGISCFFLWFGTSESMMIFMLCLYNGLSISAWNSLDVITTESFPTTRRGTGFGFCNALCKLAAVLGNLIFGSLVGITKAIPILMASSVLVGGGLVALRLPDTKSNVLM from the exons ATGGAGGACACTTACAATAACAGGACTTCCCTAACTAAGGGGGCCAAGGACATAGTCAAGGAGGCCAAGCGGCATGCAAAAAAGAAAGTCGGCAAGGTGGTGGACCACGCCACGGACGAGTACTCGTCCCACCGCAACTATAGCCGATTCCAGGATGAGGAGGACGAAGATGACGATTTTTACCGAAACCCTCCGAGGCCGGACGGACAGGGCGACCATGACAACGAGGAGGGCTCCAGTGATGCGACAGAGGGCCACGATGACGAGGATGAGATCTATGAGGGCGAGTACCAGGGGATCCCCTCGGCGGGAGATAGGAAGCAGAAGGAGGGCCAAGTGGCAGCGGGACAACCGATGTCGGACGCAACGATGGACCGCAAGGggctggagcaggagagagaggccgACGAGGAGGAGCTGGCCCAACAGTACGAGCTGATCATCCAGGAGTGTGGTCATGGGAGATTCCAGTGGCAGCTGTTCCTGGTGCTCGGGCTGGCACTCATGTCCGACGGGGTGGAGGTGTTCGTGGTGGGCTTCGTGCTGCCCAGCGCAGAGACAGACATGTGTGTGCCCAACTCCATGTCGGGATGGCTAG GCAGTGTTGTTTACGTGGGGATGATGGTCGGAGCGTTTTTCTGGGGGGGCATGTCTGACAAAGTGGGCCGAAGACAGTGCCTCCTCATTTGCCTGTCCACAAATGGCTTCTTCGCTTTCCTGTCATCTTTTGTCCAGGGATACGGCCTCTTCCTCCTTTGCCGTCTCGTCGCAGGCTTTGG GATAGGAGGTGCTGTGCCCAttgttttctccttcttttcagAGGTGTTGTccagggagaaaagaggagaacacCTCAGCTGGTTGTGTATGTTCTGGATGATTGGAGAGATCTATGCATCTGCTATGGCGTGGGCCATCATACCACACTATGGTGA aACCACTTGTAAAACATCAACATTTATCAACGTATATCTTTA TACAGGTTGGAGTTTTAGTATGGGTTCAGCGTACCAGTTCCACAGCTGGAGGGTGTTTGTCGTCGTCTGTGccctgccctgtgtgtgtgctgtggtgGCACTTACCTTCATGCCCGAAAGTCCCAGGTTCTACCTCGAG GTGGGGAAGCACGATGAAGCCTGGATGATCCTCAAACAGATCCACGACACCAACATGAGGGCGCGTGGGCAACCGGAGAAAGTCTTCACC GTAAACAGGATCAAGATACCCAAACAACTGGATGAACTGGTGGAAATGGAGTCAGAGTCTGGCAATCCAGTTTCCAGGTTTTTCTTTCGGATAAAGACTGAAATACATGGg ATCTATCTGAATCTCATGAAGTGCTTCAACTACCCTATGCGAGAAAACATGATACGACTCGCCATAGTGTGGTTCCTGCTGTCATTCGG GTATTATGGCCTGTCAGTCTGGTTCCCTGATGTCATCAAACACCTGCAGGCAGACGACTATGCGTCCAAAGTGAAGCTGCACAACAATGAGCGCATTGAAGACTTCACCTTCAACTTCACCCTGGAGAACCAGATCCACAAAAACAGCCTCTTCATCAACGACCG ATTCATCAATATGAAGCTGAGGTCCGTCACCTTCATCGACTCTACCTTTCGTAACTGCCACTTTGATGATGTCACATCGGTGGGCTCCTTCTTCCGTAACTGTACTTttattgatgttctcttctttaaCACAG ATATTGATGAATCCAAGCTGATAGATGGCACAGAGTTGATCAACTGCACATTCACCCACAACAAGAAAGGATGCCAGATGACGTTTGATGATGACTACAGTGCCTACTGGGTATACTTCATCAACTTCCTCGGAACCCTGGCTGTTCTGCCCGGCAACATTGTTTCCGCCCTTCTTATGGACAAAATTGGGCGTCTGTCCATGTTAG GCGGCTCCATGATCCTTTCGGGCATCAGCTGTTTCTTTTTGTGGTTCGGCACCAGTGAGTCCATGATGATTTTCATGTTGTGCCTTTACAACGGTCTGAGCATCTCTGCCTGGAACTCCCTCGATGTGATCACGACTGAGTCGTTCCCTACGACCAGGAG AGGAACAGGCTTTGGGTTCTGCAACGCTCTGTGTAAGCTGGCGGCAGTCTTGGGGAACCTGATTTTTGGCTCTCTAGTTGGCATCACAAAGGCCATCCCCATCCTCATGGCCTCGTCCGTGCTCGTCGGGGGAGGCCTGGTTGCACTCCGGTTGCCTGACACCAAGTCGAATGTCCTCATGTAA
- the sv2ca gene encoding synaptic vesicle glycoprotein 2Ca isoform X2: MEDTYNNRTSLTKGAKDIVKEAKRHAKKKVGKVVDHATDEYSSHRNYSRFQDEEDEDDDFYRNPPRPDGQGDHDNEEGSSDATEGHDDEDEIYEGEYQGIPSAGDRKQKEGQVAAGQPMSDATMDRKGLEQEREADEEELAQQYELIIQECGHGRFQWQLFLVLGLALMSDGVEVFVVGFVLPSAETDMCVPNSMSGWLGSVVYVGMMVGAFFWGGMSDKVGRRQCLLICLSTNGFFAFLSSFVQGYGLFLLCRLVAGFGIGGAVPIVFSFFSEVLSREKRGEHLSWLCMFWMIGEIYASAMAWAIIPHYGWSFSMGSAYQFHSWRVFVVVCALPCVCAVVALTFMPESPRFYLEVGKHDEAWMILKQIHDTNMRARGQPEKVFTVNRIKIPKQLDELVEMESESGNPVSRFFFRIKTEIHGIYLNLMKCFNYPMRENMIRLAIVWFLLSFGYYGLSVWFPDVIKHLQADDYASKVKLHNNERIEDFTFNFTLENQIHKNSLFINDRFINMKLRSVTFIDSTFRNCHFDDVTSVGSFFRNCTFIDVLFFNTDIDESKLIDGTELINCTFTHNKKGCQMTFDDDYSAYWVYFINFLGTLAVLPGNIVSALLMDKIGRLSMLGGSMILSGISCFFLWFGTSESMMIFMLCLYNGLSISAWNSLDVITTESFPTTRRGTGFGFCNALCKLAAVLGNLIFGSLVGITKAIPILMASSVLVGGGLVALRLPDTKSNVLM, encoded by the exons ATGGAGGACACTTACAATAACAGGACTTCCCTAACTAAGGGGGCCAAGGACATAGTCAAGGAGGCCAAGCGGCATGCAAAAAAGAAAGTCGGCAAGGTGGTGGACCACGCCACGGACGAGTACTCGTCCCACCGCAACTATAGCCGATTCCAGGATGAGGAGGACGAAGATGACGATTTTTACCGAAACCCTCCGAGGCCGGACGGACAGGGCGACCATGACAACGAGGAGGGCTCCAGTGATGCGACAGAGGGCCACGATGACGAGGATGAGATCTATGAGGGCGAGTACCAGGGGATCCCCTCGGCGGGAGATAGGAAGCAGAAGGAGGGCCAAGTGGCAGCGGGACAACCGATGTCGGACGCAACGATGGACCGCAAGGggctggagcaggagagagaggccgACGAGGAGGAGCTGGCCCAACAGTACGAGCTGATCATCCAGGAGTGTGGTCATGGGAGATTCCAGTGGCAGCTGTTCCTGGTGCTCGGGCTGGCACTCATGTCCGACGGGGTGGAGGTGTTCGTGGTGGGCTTCGTGCTGCCCAGCGCAGAGACAGACATGTGTGTGCCCAACTCCATGTCGGGATGGCTAG GCAGTGTTGTTTACGTGGGGATGATGGTCGGAGCGTTTTTCTGGGGGGGCATGTCTGACAAAGTGGGCCGAAGACAGTGCCTCCTCATTTGCCTGTCCACAAATGGCTTCTTCGCTTTCCTGTCATCTTTTGTCCAGGGATACGGCCTCTTCCTCCTTTGCCGTCTCGTCGCAGGCTTTGG GATAGGAGGTGCTGTGCCCAttgttttctccttcttttcagAGGTGTTGTccagggagaaaagaggagaacacCTCAGCTGGTTGTGTATGTTCTGGATGATTGGAGAGATCTATGCATCTGCTATGGCGTGGGCCATCATACCACACTATG GTTGGAGTTTTAGTATGGGTTCAGCGTACCAGTTCCACAGCTGGAGGGTGTTTGTCGTCGTCTGTGccctgccctgtgtgtgtgctgtggtgGCACTTACCTTCATGCCCGAAAGTCCCAGGTTCTACCTCGAG GTGGGGAAGCACGATGAAGCCTGGATGATCCTCAAACAGATCCACGACACCAACATGAGGGCGCGTGGGCAACCGGAGAAAGTCTTCACC GTAAACAGGATCAAGATACCCAAACAACTGGATGAACTGGTGGAAATGGAGTCAGAGTCTGGCAATCCAGTTTCCAGGTTTTTCTTTCGGATAAAGACTGAAATACATGGg ATCTATCTGAATCTCATGAAGTGCTTCAACTACCCTATGCGAGAAAACATGATACGACTCGCCATAGTGTGGTTCCTGCTGTCATTCGG GTATTATGGCCTGTCAGTCTGGTTCCCTGATGTCATCAAACACCTGCAGGCAGACGACTATGCGTCCAAAGTGAAGCTGCACAACAATGAGCGCATTGAAGACTTCACCTTCAACTTCACCCTGGAGAACCAGATCCACAAAAACAGCCTCTTCATCAACGACCG ATTCATCAATATGAAGCTGAGGTCCGTCACCTTCATCGACTCTACCTTTCGTAACTGCCACTTTGATGATGTCACATCGGTGGGCTCCTTCTTCCGTAACTGTACTTttattgatgttctcttctttaaCACAG ATATTGATGAATCCAAGCTGATAGATGGCACAGAGTTGATCAACTGCACATTCACCCACAACAAGAAAGGATGCCAGATGACGTTTGATGATGACTACAGTGCCTACTGGGTATACTTCATCAACTTCCTCGGAACCCTGGCTGTTCTGCCCGGCAACATTGTTTCCGCCCTTCTTATGGACAAAATTGGGCGTCTGTCCATGTTAG GCGGCTCCATGATCCTTTCGGGCATCAGCTGTTTCTTTTTGTGGTTCGGCACCAGTGAGTCCATGATGATTTTCATGTTGTGCCTTTACAACGGTCTGAGCATCTCTGCCTGGAACTCCCTCGATGTGATCACGACTGAGTCGTTCCCTACGACCAGGAG AGGAACAGGCTTTGGGTTCTGCAACGCTCTGTGTAAGCTGGCGGCAGTCTTGGGGAACCTGATTTTTGGCTCTCTAGTTGGCATCACAAAGGCCATCCCCATCCTCATGGCCTCGTCCGTGCTCGTCGGGGGAGGCCTGGTTGCACTCCGGTTGCCTGACACCAAGTCGAATGTCCTCATGTAA